The DNA region cttttttttcataagttaTGAACAAAAATGAATACAAAAGTCATAGTCCATAAACAAATTGGACCGTAATGTATGTATTAATTCATATCTTTGTCACACTTTAATgattcataatattaattttaaaatttaaaatattagtaACCAAAATGAATGTTAGGGCTTGAGTTGCATACTGGAGCATAGTTAGTAACACTCTTGACACCGCCCGCTCCACCATGAGTGGCACGATGATACTCATCCTCGACGTATAAATTCAAAGAAGATGTGCCCTCCTACAATTCATAAAAgtaatgcatacatatatataaccaaTTATGCATGAAGTTTGAAATGAAATTGATTAAAGCATAGGTTATTTGTTATTAGTTAACCTTGAAATAGTTTGCTACGGGGCATGCATAGACAATGAAGGTGTAATCCAATGCCGGGGCAACCCCTAAAACTGGTCCAGTTGCTAGTAGTAGCGGCCTTACATATAGAGACCCTTTTCCAGAAGGAGGAATCTGTACTAGTTCACGAGGAATCAATAAAGTAAGCGATAATGATGGTACCTACACAATTTTCAATAATAAGTTTACCCAACGCTTGTTAGCTAGGGCTGTTTGTTTGACAGCTTCAACAAAATGCTCCACAGAAGGAGCAGGCATACACATCCTCTCAGCACCAATCTTCATTCTCATCCCGTTTTGTTCAGGCCGGAAAAGAAACATGCCTCCGGTTTCTCTTCTAAATGCTTTTATGCCTTCAAACAAGCCCTGTTCGTCATTGACCGGTAACTCGATTCAAATATTCTATAATTTTAACTCATTGATTTTAAGATGAACAAGTAACGTTACATCATACCTGCCCATAATTTAATACCCCTGCTTGTGGGGTCAATTCTATGTTTCCAAATGGACTAAGTTGGCCCTCTTCAAAAGTCCCATCCTTGTTGAATTTAGTCATGTACATGTAATCTGTAGGCTTGGGTCCAAATCCGATGTTGTCCCAATCAATATCGGCAATCTCTTCACCACTAACACCAGAAACTCAACAGAAACTTGTCACCATACGttcaagaaaggaaaaaaaaaaaaacaactttcgAATTTGATTAAGGTTAAGCCTACGGAGTTTAACTCTTACTCGATATAAAATTTAACTGTTAAACAGATACAAGAATCGATCTTTCAACTCACGGTTATAGAATTACCTGTAAGGATCACTGGCCAAGCGCAACGAAGACGCAGCATGAGTGGCAATGGGTCTAGCTCCAAGCTACACAACCACATTCATCAAACAGATGTAAGTTTACATTCAACTTGATTAATAAAACAGATAAAAATGGATCCACCAGGTGTTCTAGGTCTTTCTCCCTTCGTTTTAACGATTTGG from Ipomoea triloba cultivar NCNSP0323 chromosome 6, ASM357664v1 includes:
- the LOC116023117 gene encoding branched-chain-amino-acid aminotransferase 2, chloroplastic-like → MIQRAASLRRLVNSAFLPQLGARPIATHAASSLRLASDPYSGEEIADIDWDNIGFGPKPTDYMYMTKFNKDGTFEEGQLSPFGNIELTPQAGVLNYGQGLFEGIKAFRRETGGMFLFRPEQNGMRMKIGAERMCMPAPSVEHFVEAVKQTALANKRWIPPSGKGSLYVRPLLLATGPVLGVAPALDYTFIVYACPVANYFKEGTSSLNLYVEDEYHRATHGGAGGVKSVTNYAPVLKAIMRAKQRGFSEVLYLDSVHESYIEEASASNIFIVKGNVVSTPPANGTILEGVTRKSIMAIARDLGFEVEERMIHVDELRSAEEVFCTGTAVGVCTVGSITYKGNRVEYKIGSVSQKLSSTLAGIQAGTVEDKNGWVVEIGQ